The window CGGAGAAGCTCCAGCTCAGCCACGGCGAGACCGTCCTGGACACCGGGAAGGTCCTGAGCCGCATGGGTCACGGCATCGCCATCAGGAATTGCGACTGGGGCGTCGGCAACGCTTTCATGCGCGACATCGCCGCCATCTCCGGGGTGCCGGTCATCAACCTGCAATGCGACATGTACCATCCCTGCCAGGCCCTGGCGGACATCATGACCGTGCGCGAGACGTTCCGCGACGAGGTGCACGGCCGCAAGATCGTCGTCAGCTGGACCTACGCGCCCTCGTACGTGCGCCCCATCTCGGTGCCGCATTCCGAGATCCTGATGATGGCCCGCATGGGCCTGGACGTGACCCTGGCCCATCCCCCCGAGTTCAAGCTGCTGCCCGAGATCGTGGACGTGGCGCGCGCCGACTGCGCGCGCCACGGCACGAACTTCGAGATCGTCGACGACATGGACGCCGGCTTCGCGGGCGCCCACGTGGTCTACCCCAAGAGCTGGGGCTGCCTGGTGACCGAGCCAGACCGCGAGGCCGCGGTCGCGCACATCGAGAAGTATCCGGGCTGGATCTGCAACGAGGCGCGCATGAAGCTGGCCGCGCCCGACGCCGTCTACATGCACCCCCTGCCGGCCACGCGCGGGCAGGAGGTGACCGACGCGGTGATCGACGGGCCGCAGAGCGTCGTCTGGGACCAGGCCGAGAATCGGCTGCATACGGCCAAGGCGCTCATGGCGCTCACGATGTAGCCAGCAGGGAGATGAGCACGCACGTCATGCCCCGATTTCGGCACGCATGAGGGGCATGACGTGTGTGCTCACCTCCCTGCCGGCGCCGTTATGTGCATGGGCGCCTGGGCGGGAGGTTCGGAGGATGGGGCTGCCTAAGGTCGAGGTGAATCCGCACTGGTCGGGGTATCGGTGCGTGCTGTGCGGGAAAGAGTTCGGGACGGACTGGCGCGGCTTCGTCTGTGACGCGTGCGGCATCGACGGGATCCTCGACGCTACCTACGACTATGCGGCGATCCGCGCGGGGCTGCCGGGCGGCGAGGCCTTTCCCGCGGTCGGTCGGCCCGATCTCTGGCGCTTTCTGCCTCTGCTGCCCCTCTGGCCCGGGACCGCCCATCCCTCCTGGTCGCTGGGCGACACGCCCCTCCACGCGCCCGAACGCCTGCGCTCGAAACTCGGGTTGCCCGATCTATATCTGAAGGACGACACGGGCCTGCCCTCTGCCAGCCTGAAGGACCGCGCGACGGCGATGGCCGTGGCCGACTGCGCGCGGCTGGGCGTGGAGCACGTGGCGGCCGCCTCGACGGGCAACGCGGCGGCCAGCCTGGCGGTCCTGGCGGCGCGCGCCGGCATC of the bacterium genome contains:
- a CDS encoding ornithine carbamoyltransferase — its product is MSMDLKGRHYITARDWSDEELEHALATAADLKDKFHRDEPTPLLRDKSLFALFFEQSTRTRNSMEAGMTQLGGHANILTPEKLQLSHGETVLDTGKVLSRMGHGIAIRNCDWGVGNAFMRDIAAISGVPVINLQCDMYHPCQALADIMTVRETFRDEVHGRKIVVSWTYAPSYVRPISVPHSEILMMARMGLDVTLAHPPEFKLLPEIVDVARADCARHGTNFEIVDDMDAGFAGAHVVYPKSWGCLVTEPDREAAVAHIEKYPGWICNEARMKLAAPDAVYMHPLPATRGQEVTDAVIDGPQSVVWDQAENRLHTAKALMALTM
- a CDS encoding pyridoxal-phosphate dependent enzyme yields the protein MGLPKVEVNPHWSGYRCVLCGKEFGTDWRGFVCDACGIDGILDATYDYAAIRAGLPGGEAFPAVGRPDLWRFLPLLPLWPGTAHPSWSLGDTPLHAPERLRSKLGLPDLYLKDDTGLPSASLKDRATAMAVADCARLGVEHVAAASTGNAAASLAVLAARAGI